In Lathyrus oleraceus cultivar Zhongwan6 chromosome 2, CAAS_Psat_ZW6_1.0, whole genome shotgun sequence, the DNA window TAATTAATTAGAAGATTTCTTAAACTAATTATTGAACGAGTTTAGAAAAGGATAATAATTGATTATAAAGTAACTTTTCACATCATAATCTATTAAACTTTCATTTTAAAAGGCTTGgtgcaaaaaaaaaaaattaaaagatgttttgaaaaaTAATCATTATGCAAAAACATTAACAAATTTAGGTTGCTAAATAAACACTATTTAAGTAATATATTATCAACATTGTCTAATTCAAATTATACGAATTTGTTCGAGTTCAGACTTCTCATTTGATTAGTTGTAATTTATTTTTCATGTTTTTTatcattttttcaaaatttaattattatttaataaatatataatattaaaaaataaaaattagtAATAATATCTCATTCTCTTATACAAATCAAAATAAGCAATGGCCTATTATCTGAACACTAATATCAAAAACCTAACCACCTGAAACATAGCAATTAGCCCGTCTAGCTCAGTTGGTAGAGCGCAAGGCTCTTAACCTTGTGGTCGTGGGTTCGAGCCCCACGGTGGGCGATACATTTTATTTGAAGTTTACGTGAAACGGCACCGTTTTATATAGATTTTAAACTTGTTCCAAACGACGTCGTATAGTGTTTTCCCGTTCACTCCTTCATAGTATTCTCTTCAAACTGAGAAATTTCCTTGTCTACTACACACACAAAAATCCATTTTATCCTACTTATAAATCAAGCaatccacaaaaatcaccaaaatACTACAACTATTGAACACTCTAACATGAACTAAAAATTCCCTCACTTCTCTCCAATCACCAAAATGCACCTCCACAAATTCTTATCTTCCCTCATTCTTTTCTTCACCCTTTCACTTCACTCCCACTCTCAACCACACCATTACACAATTTCTCAACACCCTCCCTCAAATGCACCCCACCAAGAATCCATAGAAGTAACCAACCCTCCCTTCACCCACCAACCAACCCCCTCATGCTCCCAACAAATCCTCCACCACTCCTTCGCCAACACTATCGACACCCCCCCTTATTCCACACCCTACCTCCCTCCCTTCGACTGCCCTCCACCATGGACTCGTGTCCTCCTTCACTTCCACGCCAAAACCAAAGGCGAACAATACGACCGCATCGCCGCCATCTGGCTCGCCGGCGTCGAGCTTCTCCGAACAAGCACCGCCGAACCTTCTAATTCTAGAATCTTCTGGAATGTTCATAAAGATGTTACTAAATACACCTCCCTACTTGTTAAATCAAACCTCAACCTCACCATGATGCTTGAGAATTACGTCAACACCGAATTCACCGGCGTGTATCATGTCACAGTTACTCTCTTATACTATTACGATAACACCGTTACGATTCCGTTTAATCAAAGTTCAATTTCAACTTCAATTTCAaattcaaagtcaaaatcaaGATCTAGATCTCTTGTGGATGAAGTCAAAGTACCGGATTCTAAGGCTTTGAAGGAATTACCAGCTGATTTGATTGTTCCTGTATCTGACAATGGAAAACGAGGGTTTTGGTTTAGGTTGGAGAAAGAAAGGGATTTGAGGGTAAAAAGAATTCGAATTCCGCGGAATACTTATAAAGCAGTTCTTGAATTGTACGTTTCTTTTCATGGAAATGATGAGTTTTGGTATTCGAATCCTCCGAATTCATATATCAAGACGAACGGTTTAACCACCGGGAGAGGGAATGGAGCTTACAGGGAAGTTTATGTAACGATCGACGGTGAGGTTGTTGGATCGGAGATTCCATTTCCGGTTGTTTTCACTGGCGGGATAAACCCGCTGTTTTGGGAACCAATTGTAGCTATCGGTGCTTTTAACCTTCCTTCCTATGATATAGAATTGACACCGTTTTTGGGTAAGGTTCTTGATGGGAGAAGACATGTTTTTGGAATTGGGGTGAGTAAAGGATTGTCATTTTGGCTTGTGAATGCGAATTTGCATCTTTGGTTAGATCATGAATCTTCTATAGTTCATGCGAACCGGGTTATCCGTCATGGCCCGAAAACCGATGTTCAACGGCAAGAAGAGTTTAGAGGACTTGATGGTGAGTTTCATGTGGCAGCAGAGAAGAACACACTAGTAACAGGGTGGGTTTTATCGAGTTCCGGCAACGTTACCACCGTTGTCTCAAAGGGATTCAGTTTTACTAACTTTATGAAGTTTAAAAATAATGGAACCTATAAGATTGTTAAGCAGAGATTCAAAGCCAGGAAGCTTGTTAAAGTGAGCGATAACAGAGGTGAATTGATTTCCAAGTTAAGAGTAAAGCGCAAGTATCCTCTCCGTGTTATTACTGTGACAGAACCGGGTTTGGGTGATAGATATAAGCTTGTTAGTAATTTTTCTCACGGCTTCATTGAGAGATATGAAGGTAAGGGAATCATGAATTCGATTAGTAATGTTCAGGAATCGAAGGGATGGATTAATGTGAAGGGTCATTCTGTTCTACATGGTCATGCGAGCACGAAGCAAAATTATAGTCATGTTGATAAGTCGAATTGCTATAATCGGAATGTTGCAGCTGATAATGGCAGGATTGTTACTGACAATTCAAATTTTATCTGTGAAAATTCCTTGTAGTTTCTCTTGCAGCAAGTGTACCTAGTTGTGTAGTTTCCTATGTAGGTTTTTGTGTAGTACATTCTTAATCTGTATGTTTCTGTTATTCTTATTTGTGCCACTGTGCCTTGATCTAGACATACACGAAAATAAAAGATACCTTGATGAAAGGAAGATAATGATAAAAAGTAAATCTTGTTCACATGGATTTTATTGCCTGTAAAGCACAGGAACTGAATACGATAGATGTTAGACACACATGCAACAAAAAATGTCAAGTGGTACTTATTGCTTGTAAGTAGAATCCTAAGTTTGTGCTAAATAGTACTTATTGCTTTTGAGTAGAATCCTAAGTTTAGCTAAGGAATACGACAGATATTAGACACTCGATTGATAAGGAGTTAGCTCATATATCAGGAGGTCATGAGTTTAACTCTCACTGTCGATCTAAATATCTCAATAAACATATAATCTGTAAATATCTCAATAAACTCAGAATCTTGAAGCATGCCTAACTCTGGTAAGCTATAACTTCAGCTTCAAGCATTAGGTTGTTCAAGCCACTGATGCCATCCATGCTAGTTTGTGGCAATAACCTATCTTTGATTTGCATAACTTTATACCAAAAAATAATGGACAAGATGGGGAGTAAACCCTTCAACGATAAAATGTCACTGTATTTTATATTTGGTTTTTTATTTTGGACATGAAAAAACATTTTTAGATGTGTAAAATTGATTTTAACTTGTTTGATTAATCAAAAATAGAACTATACTTGGAATGGTAGTGTTACACTGTTATGTATGTAAAAAGCAACCAAGCTCATAATATTCTCTATATTTACTATAAATACATGTTTCACCAACTAATTTCACACTCAAAAAAGATTACCGGTCAAATAAATTAATATTCCTTAAAGTACAATTTGTTGCTTGTAATTTTGATTTAGAATACACTGAAAATCGGGAAATCGAAAGAATGCAACATCCTGTTCGTCAACATATGAGCATTCATAAACTTGTGGGACGCCAAAAACTTTTCCTGCCAACAATAAACTGATTTTGATGCGACGTTACAGACCAGTGAAGTGAGCGCAAGATTGGACCAAGTTTGCTAAGCATTTCCATGGAATCATGAATCACAAGATATCCATCTGGTCTCAATATGCGATCTATCTCCACGACCACATCTACAAGGTCGCATCTGTCAAAGTGTGAAATATGTCAGAAACATGTCTCAAATCAATACATAGCAATGCTACATGTAGAAGCTCACAGTCCTCCGCGTCATCACAGCTAAAACAATGACTACATTGGTACCGATTTGACAAAAACAAATTTGCGTGCCTCAAAACTCAACTcttatttgattttttttgttttggtCAAACCATACTGATCAGATCATTCTCTTAACCATAAGGATGACGACATTGACGAGGACTTCAAGCTGGCCTACTGTCTAGGGTAGAATCCGGTTTTACAATAAGCATACCTTTTCTCAAGATGTTTGAAAAGAAAGCTAGCATGAAGGAGGTCATATGTGCGCGGATAGGTATTAAAGGACTCGCACCAATCATGATACATTCCTATTAATCCTCGGTCCAATACAACAGGAAGTGTATCCGGCACATCAATGGGCACTACATTCATCACCCAGATGGGCCGATCAACAAGTGCTGCGGCAAATCTGAAAATAACACACTTGGTATCAGTTCAAAAGAATTTCAAACTAAAGTAGCCAACTTGAGACAACGGTGTCAATAAATCCGTACAAAGTTGAAAATTTTACTAAATATATACTTTACCCTGCATAGCCAGCATTCATGTCCATTACATTTCGAACACTTGACCAGCTTATCGAAAGACCATTGTCATAAACATCTGACACCAGTTGAGACCAGTGCTTGCTATCCTGGTTGAACTCATCAATGGCATCTGAATCGTGATTTAGGCTAGGGGGCTTACTCGTAAGCCTCTGAGGCCAAGGCATGGGCCAGCTCTGCGGTTTACCCTTACCATCAACCGGAAGAGGGGTAAGGCAGCTATTGAGTCGGGAATACCTTAAAAGTAATAATGCATCGGAAATAAGAATAGAAAGAAAGTAATCAAAAGGAAACAACGGTATAGTGGTTTGATTTGAGACGGCGTAAATAAAATTTTCAATCACATACCATGAGCTATTTTTCCCATTCACATTTTCACATATAGGTGGATTGTTCTCTTGACGTTTCTTATAGCAAGAAGATGAAGTAGGCTTCTGGTATATAACAAGTCCGATTCCAGATGAATCGTCAGCCTTAGCCACAACCTTCCAGCACATAGCTTTTGTTATAGCCACCATGGCTGCactttgaaaaataaaatttaatgagatttattttatttttcttaagCGCAAAGGATAACATTGATCTCCTAAGATATAACAATTAGTATCCGTATTACATGTTACGAAAATTCAGCATAGAGAAAGAGACAAACCTTTCCATACTTTCTGATCTCGATCATCATCACGATAAACTGGTGTTGCAGACCATGCAAAGTAACCGCCGGGTCTAAGAATCCTATTGAGTTCGTATAACGGTTTACCACCTAAAGTTGTAAACCAGATTTTCAGATATTGATATTAACCGAACATGTAAGGAAGTTCAAGAAGCTGTCTGgatatgaagaaaaaaaaagagaaaattaccATCTGCATCCCAATGAACTCTGCATCGTGCACAATGGATCAAATCGAAACCATTGTCCGGAAAAGTCAACTTTTGTGTTCCAATGACCGAAAGAGTTGCTGGAATTCCCCGTTCTAAAGCAAATTGTATCTGAGCTTCATGTTCATCTTTCGGGGCAAATGACATGGTAATAACATTTTTGTCTAGCAGATATCCACCAAAGCTAGCAACGCCGCAACCAACATCAAGAACAACCCTAACATGCTTCCCCCATTGAATTTTCGCTAATGTCTAGCGTATAACAAAACAAATCAGCAAATCACAAAACAAACATTGTCGCTAGCTAGTAAGCCTTCAAAAACCAGTCCTATATCATAATAAAGGAAAAATTTGTGAAGGCGCACAAAATCATACCTTCTCTATGAAGTCAATATAATGATCAACGCCGTCTTTGAATTGAGTACCACCTCCTGGAAATTTGAGATATTCACCAGATTTCACAACCCAGTGTTGGTCTTTCTTGTATTCAACTAGCTTCGGATACGGGACATTATCATACCAAATCTGTTTAAACCAAAATATAAAATTCAATAGTTGCAAACAACTATGAACATAAAAGGGAAGTAATTGAATATAATAAGGTAGCATTTCATGGTAAAATTGAGCTAAAACTAAAACAGTAAGCAATATAGCACCGACACCTCTGGAAAAAAAGAGTGTGTTAGTGTCTGTGTCTATAACAATACatttaatttattcattttttttcaaaatattatcATCGTCGAAGTGTCTGTGTCAATGTCGGTATCGTATTTCCGATGTTTGTGCTTGATAGACACTAAAAACAAAGGCCTAATACTATTATAGATGAAATGGGATAAAAACAACAAGTTCAAGAAACAAAGATCTAGACCAACAACAAAAAAACACACAATTTCTTACCAAACTAACAATCTCATCTCACCATGTCCCTGCTCTTAGGCCAACGAACTGGTTTTTTATAACCATTGGGAATCGGCAACAAACATTTGAGACTAGTTTCAGGACAATGTCTTTCTCTATGTTCCATGTGTCTCCTCGACTTCAAATCCTTAATCGCTTTATAATTATCCAAACAAGGTATAAAATCAACCGTCACAGTTTCCTTACAAAGCTTCC includes these proteins:
- the LOC127118120 gene encoding peptide-N4-(N-acetyl-beta-glucosaminyl)asparagine amidase A; the protein is MHLHKFLSSLILFFTLSLHSHSQPHHYTISQHPPSNAPHQESIEVTNPPFTHQPTPSCSQQILHHSFANTIDTPPYSTPYLPPFDCPPPWTRVLLHFHAKTKGEQYDRIAAIWLAGVELLRTSTAEPSNSRIFWNVHKDVTKYTSLLVKSNLNLTMMLENYVNTEFTGVYHVTVTLLYYYDNTVTIPFNQSSISTSISNSKSKSRSRSLVDEVKVPDSKALKELPADLIVPVSDNGKRGFWFRLEKERDLRVKRIRIPRNTYKAVLELYVSFHGNDEFWYSNPPNSYIKTNGLTTGRGNGAYREVYVTIDGEVVGSEIPFPVVFTGGINPLFWEPIVAIGAFNLPSYDIELTPFLGKVLDGRRHVFGIGVSKGLSFWLVNANLHLWLDHESSIVHANRVIRHGPKTDVQRQEEFRGLDGEFHVAAEKNTLVTGWVLSSSGNVTTVVSKGFSFTNFMKFKNNGTYKIVKQRFKARKLVKVSDNRGELISKLRVKRKYPLRVITVTEPGLGDRYKLVSNFSHGFIERYEGKGIMNSISNVQESKGWINVKGHSVLHGHASTKQNYSHVDKSNCYNRNVAADNGRIVTDNSNFICENSL
- the LOC127118121 gene encoding probable methyltransferase PMT23; translated protein: MAIPVEHFFKQKKYPFILSLSILLISVTLFLITTDITTTFNPFVIYSDLKHQPQPPPLNPTESDSTTISKQEKLPSEEEEPRVRGNTNNNLSIDWKLCKETVTVDFIPCLDNYKAIKDLKSRRHMEHRERHCPETSLKCLLPIPNGYKKPVRWPKSRDMIWYDNVPYPKLVEYKKDQHWVVKSGEYLKFPGGGTQFKDGVDHYIDFIEKTLAKIQWGKHVRVVLDVGCGVASFGGYLLDKNVITMSFAPKDEHEAQIQFALERGIPATLSVIGTQKLTFPDNGFDLIHCARCRVHWDADGGKPLYELNRILRPGGYFAWSATPVYRDDDRDQKVWKAMVAITKAMCWKVVAKADDSSGIGLVIYQKPTSSSCYKKRQENNPPICENVNGKNSSWYSRLNSCLTPLPVDGKGKPQSWPMPWPQRLTSKPPSLNHDSDAIDEFNQDSKHWSQLVSDVYDNGLSISWSSVRNVMDMNAGYAGFAAALVDRPIWVMNVVPIDVPDTLPVVLDRGLIGMYHDWCESFNTYPRTYDLLHASFLFKHLEKRCDLVDVVVEIDRILRPDGYLVIHDSMEMLSKLGPILRSLHWSVTSHQNQFIVGRKSFWRPTSL